Proteins encoded in a region of the Isosphaeraceae bacterium EP7 genome:
- a CDS encoding DEAD/DEAH box helicase family protein — MSDATDAPDRDAGDDGPPKLELRFEQGTVQVAGLAEDDTRGIPGLRYDARIGLHTAEGIWYRTIVQDLRDRGIPFVDKARGYGKTRWPMRVNKQAFPHQIEGLEAWSQAGMRGVVVLPTGTGKTHLANMAIEAADRPTLVVTPTIDLLNQWYDELSLSFGTEVGLLGGGSYDIKPLTVTTYDSAYMNMDRLGDRFGLLVFDECHHLPGPTYGLAATCSIAPFRLGLTATPERADNAHLALDHLIGPIVYRREITQLRGEFLADYRVERLFVNLTDEERFRYETARETYRGFLSDSGIDMRRPGAWGQFLFAAHRSAHGRQAYLAYREQRSLALAAPAKLHLLARLLERHNGERTIIFTHDNATVYTIARQFLVPVITHQTKTKERRDVLLKFNSGEYPVVATSRVLNEGVNVPEAAVAVILSGSGSVREHVQRLGRILRKSGDKEATLYEVITRGTNEEFTSNRRRQHSAYGGGA, encoded by the coding sequence ATGAGCGACGCGACCGACGCCCCCGACCGCGACGCGGGCGACGACGGGCCGCCCAAGCTGGAACTCCGGTTCGAGCAGGGGACCGTGCAGGTCGCCGGCCTCGCCGAGGACGACACCCGGGGCATCCCCGGCCTGCGGTACGACGCCCGCATCGGCCTGCACACCGCCGAGGGGATCTGGTACCGGACCATCGTCCAGGACCTCCGTGATCGCGGGATCCCGTTCGTCGACAAGGCACGCGGCTACGGCAAGACTCGCTGGCCGATGCGCGTCAACAAGCAGGCGTTCCCGCATCAGATCGAGGGGCTGGAGGCCTGGAGCCAGGCCGGCATGCGCGGGGTGGTGGTGCTGCCCACCGGCACCGGCAAGACGCACCTGGCGAACATGGCCATCGAGGCCGCCGACCGCCCGACCCTCGTCGTCACCCCCACGATCGACCTGCTCAACCAGTGGTACGACGAGCTCTCCCTGAGCTTCGGCACCGAGGTCGGCCTGCTCGGCGGCGGCTCCTACGACATCAAGCCGCTGACAGTCACGACGTATGACTCTGCCTACATGAACATGGATCGGCTGGGCGATCGGTTCGGCCTGCTCGTCTTCGACGAGTGCCACCACCTGCCCGGCCCCACCTACGGGCTGGCCGCCACCTGCTCGATCGCGCCGTTCCGCCTGGGCCTGACCGCCACCCCCGAGCGGGCCGACAACGCGCACCTGGCGCTCGACCACCTGATCGGGCCGATCGTCTACCGCCGCGAGATCACCCAGCTCCGCGGCGAGTTCCTGGCCGACTACCGGGTCGAGCGCCTCTTCGTCAACCTGACCGACGAGGAGCGTTTCCGTTATGAGACCGCGCGGGAGACCTATCGAGGATTTCTTTCGGACAGCGGGATCGACATGCGTCGCCCGGGCGCCTGGGGCCAGTTCCTCTTCGCCGCGCATCGCTCGGCGCACGGCCGCCAGGCCTATCTCGCCTATCGAGAGCAGCGTTCGCTGGCGCTGGCCGCGCCGGCCAAGCTCCACCTGCTCGCCAGGCTCCTGGAGCGGCACAACGGCGAGCGGACCATCATCTTCACCCACGACAACGCCACCGTGTACACCATCGCGCGGCAGTTCCTCGTCCCGGTCATCACCCATCAGACGAAGACCAAAGAGCGGCGCGACGTGCTGCTCAAGTTCAACTCGGGCGAGTACCCCGTCGTGGCCACCTCGCGCGTGTTGAACGAGGGGGTCAACGTCCCGGAGGCCGCCGTCGCCGTGATCCTCTCCGGCTCGGGCAGCGTCCGCGAGCACGTCCAGCGCCTCGGCCGCATCCTCCGCAAGTCGGGCGACAAAGAGGCCACGCTCTACGAGGTCATCAC
- a CDS encoding methyl-accepting chemotaxis protein: MLLRTRALLIFGGCLVLVVTLATLNVLMTRGARALDAAQSVRYQSYLLADELRQSSDDLTRTARTYVVTGDGRYEAEYNGILDVRNGKAPRPDGRTVPLRTLMVELGYDEAELAKLKQAEDNSNALVHTEVVAFNAIKGRYEDAGGAFTREAAPDPEMARRIMHDEAYHRDKATIMGPIQECVGMVEARTERAVLELEEQVRRLLWAALADCLALAVFVVFAAFTTFQIALRPLDRLARAIRDIAEGEGDLTVRVGGEGRDEIASLGRGFDTFVGKLQALVRRLASDAASLNRASEALTCTAKAMGDRAALSRERSGAVADAAGRTASTLHSIAATSTQAAANLTAVASSADGMAGATAEIARTTEGARLVAGQALEKARSARRKVDDLGAAAERIGAIVEVINEIAGQTNMLALNTAIQAAGAGESNQGFAVIATEIKALARQANEAADEIRHMVEAIQGSTGRAVGELAEITEVIGQLDGDVGSITLAVRGQSEATQLIARNVGEAAAGLADISASVGRAFGDASAIARDITEVDRAIATLASGGREVREDSGRLDGLARSLGAIVGKYRV, translated from the coding sequence ATGCTCTTGCGAACTCGGGCCCTGCTCATCTTCGGGGGCTGCCTGGTCCTCGTCGTCACACTCGCGACGCTCAACGTCCTGATGACCCGCGGGGCCAGGGCACTCGATGCGGCGCAGTCGGTCCGTTATCAGTCGTACTTGCTGGCGGACGAGCTGCGGCAGAGTTCCGACGATCTGACCCGGACGGCCCGAACGTACGTTGTCACCGGCGATGGCCGCTATGAGGCGGAATACAACGGGATCCTCGACGTCCGAAATGGCAAGGCCCCGCGCCCTGACGGCCGGACGGTGCCGCTTCGGACCTTGATGGTCGAGCTCGGCTACGACGAGGCCGAGCTGGCCAAGCTCAAGCAGGCCGAGGACAACTCCAACGCCCTGGTTCACACCGAGGTCGTGGCCTTCAACGCCATCAAGGGGCGATACGAGGATGCCGGCGGGGCCTTCACCCGCGAAGCCGCACCCGACCCCGAGATGGCCCGGCGGATCATGCACGACGAAGCCTATCACCGCGACAAGGCGACGATCATGGGGCCGATCCAGGAGTGTGTCGGGATGGTCGAGGCCCGGACAGAACGCGCGGTGCTCGAGCTGGAGGAGCAAGTCAGGCGCCTGCTCTGGGCGGCCCTGGCCGACTGCCTGGCGCTGGCTGTGTTCGTGGTCTTCGCCGCGTTCACCACCTTCCAGATCGCTCTGAGGCCGCTGGATCGCCTGGCGCGGGCGATCCGGGACATCGCCGAGGGAGAGGGCGACCTGACGGTGCGGGTCGGGGGCGAGGGGCGTGACGAGATCGCCTCGCTGGGCCGCGGGTTCGACACCTTCGTCGGTAAGCTCCAGGCCCTCGTCCGGCGGCTGGCCTCGGACGCCGCCAGCCTGAACCGGGCGTCCGAGGCGCTGACTTGCACCGCCAAGGCGATGGGCGACCGGGCGGCACTCAGCCGCGAACGTAGCGGCGCGGTCGCCGACGCGGCCGGCCGGACCGCCTCGACGCTCCACTCCATCGCGGCGACGAGCACGCAGGCGGCGGCCAACCTGACGGCGGTGGCCTCCTCGGCCGACGGCATGGCCGGCGCCACCGCCGAGATCGCACGCACCACCGAAGGAGCCCGGCTCGTCGCGGGGCAGGCCCTTGAGAAGGCCAGATCGGCCCGTCGCAAGGTCGACGACCTGGGGGCCGCCGCCGAACGCATCGGCGCCATCGTCGAGGTCATCAACGAGATCGCCGGCCAGACCAACATGCTGGCCCTGAACACGGCGATCCAGGCCGCCGGCGCGGGCGAATCCAACCAGGGATTCGCTGTCATCGCCACCGAGATCAAGGCCCTGGCCCGCCAGGCCAACGAGGCCGCCGACGAGATTCGCCACATGGTCGAGGCGATCCAGGGTTCGACCGGCCGCGCCGTGGGCGAATTGGCGGAGATCACCGAGGTGATCGGCCAACTCGATGGCGACGTCGGGTCGATCACCCTGGCGGTCCGCGGCCAGTCCGAGGCCACCCAACTGATCGCCCGCAACGTCGGCGAGGCGGCCGCCGGGCTCGCCGACATCTCGGCCAGCGTCGGCCGTGCCTTCGGCGACGCGTCGGCCATCGCCCGCGACATCACCGAGGTCGACCGGGCCATCGCCACCCTGGCCTCCGGCGGGCGTGAGGTCCGCGAAGACTCGGGCCGCCTCGACGGCCTGGCACGCAGCCTCGGCGCCATCGTCGGCAAATATCGGGTCTGA
- a CDS encoding SGNH/GDSL hydrolase family protein: protein MPRSRSRLLALAIGIPLALLAASPVKQAPASAAGTTWHEVTEVEGKGWAATKHRFDRLPAKAEGVVREPVWSLSNDSSGLGVRFETDSPLISVRWALRKQRLEMPHMAATGVSGVDLYIKDGASCHFVGVGQPRQFPANEEIVAAGLPGKLGEYRLNFPLYNGVDHIEIGVAEGTKFRFLPADAAKPVVFYGTSITQGGCAARPGMAYPAILSRRLGVPAINLGFSGNAKTEPEVATLLAELDPAVFVLDSLPNLSTDEVAERIGPFLETIRKAHPDTPIVLVENLVYAGSAYLPDRASKVQGSNKALNAAFKARIDAGDKHLTLVPAKDLIGLDDEGTVDGSHPTDLGFVRIADALEPFIRHALADQSKP from the coding sequence ATGCCGCGCTCACGATCTCGCCTGCTGGCCCTGGCGATCGGTATTCCGCTGGCGTTGCTCGCCGCGTCTCCCGTGAAGCAGGCCCCCGCGTCGGCGGCCGGAACCACCTGGCATGAAGTGACGGAGGTCGAAGGCAAGGGATGGGCCGCGACGAAGCACCGGTTCGACCGGCTACCGGCCAAGGCGGAAGGGGTGGTCCGCGAGCCGGTCTGGAGCCTGTCCAACGACTCGTCCGGCCTGGGCGTCCGGTTCGAGACCGACTCGCCCTTGATCTCGGTGCGATGGGCCTTGCGCAAGCAGCGGCTGGAGATGCCGCACATGGCCGCGACGGGGGTCAGCGGTGTGGACCTCTACATCAAGGACGGCGCGTCGTGTCACTTCGTGGGCGTGGGCCAGCCCAGGCAGTTCCCGGCCAACGAAGAGATCGTGGCAGCCGGGTTGCCGGGGAAGCTGGGCGAATATCGGCTGAATTTTCCGCTGTATAACGGCGTCGACCACATCGAAATCGGAGTGGCCGAGGGGACCAAGTTCCGGTTCTTGCCGGCCGACGCCGCGAAGCCGGTCGTCTTCTACGGCACGTCGATCACACAGGGCGGTTGCGCCGCACGGCCCGGGATGGCCTATCCGGCGATCCTGAGCAGACGTCTGGGTGTGCCGGCGATCAACCTGGGCTTCTCGGGCAACGCCAAAACCGAGCCCGAAGTTGCGACCCTGCTGGCCGAGCTGGACCCGGCGGTCTTCGTGCTCGACAGCCTCCCCAACCTGTCAACGGACGAGGTGGCGGAGCGCATCGGCCCGTTCCTGGAGACGATCCGCAAGGCCCACCCCGACACGCCGATCGTGCTGGTGGAGAATCTGGTCTACGCCGGTTCCGCCTATCTCCCCGACCGTGCGAGCAAAGTGCAGGGCTCCAACAAGGCCCTGAACGCCGCCTTCAAGGCCCGGATCGACGCCGGGGACAAGCATCTGACGCTCGTTCCCGCCAAGGACCTGATCGGCCTCGACGACGAGGGGACAGTCGACGGCAGCCACCCCACCGACCTCGGCTTCGTGCGGATCGCAGACGCCTTGGAGCCGTTCATCCGGCATGCCCTGGCCGATCAGTCGAAGCCGTAA
- a CDS encoding pseudouridine synthase produces the protein MPRRFRYLKLFKPYDVLTQFTDEGGRATLKDFVPVPDVYPVGRLDRDSEGLLLLTDDGPLAHRLTDPRYGHPRTYLAQVERVPTPEALEALQRGLELADGPTRPAGARLLDEPPLLPDRPVPVRFRKNVPTAWIELILREGRNRQVRRMTAAVGFPTLRLVRAAIGPLTLDDLAPGQWRDLTDAEVAALRTAGRPPAR, from the coding sequence ATGCCCCGCCGTTTTCGGTATCTGAAACTCTTCAAGCCGTATGATGTGCTGACCCAGTTCACCGACGAAGGGGGGCGGGCGACGCTCAAGGATTTCGTGCCCGTTCCCGACGTCTACCCGGTCGGCCGGCTGGATCGCGACAGCGAAGGGCTCTTGCTGCTAACCGACGACGGCCCGCTGGCCCACCGGCTGACCGACCCTCGATACGGTCACCCCCGCACCTATCTGGCGCAGGTCGAACGGGTGCCGACACCCGAGGCGCTCGAAGCCCTGCAACGAGGGTTGGAGCTTGCCGACGGCCCGACCAGACCCGCGGGCGCCAGGCTCCTGGACGAGCCGCCGCTTCTGCCCGACAGGCCCGTGCCCGTCCGGTTTCGCAAGAATGTCCCGACGGCTTGGATCGAGCTCATCTTGCGCGAGGGGCGCAACCGCCAGGTACGCCGCATGACCGCAGCCGTCGGCTTCCCCACCCTGCGGCTTGTCAGGGCCGCGATCGGCCCTCTGACGTTGGACGACCTGGCCCCAGGCCAGTGGCGCGACCTGACCGACGCCGAGGTCGCCGCCCTGCGCACGGCTGGTCGACCTCCCGCACGCTGA